The Macaca thibetana thibetana isolate TM-01 chromosome 9, ASM2454274v1, whole genome shotgun sequence region TCCCCTCAGAAGATATATGCTCAAGATGGGTTCCAGGAAAAAACACTAGGAAAAGAAACGTGAATTCTCCTTCCACCTTAGTCAGTTACTTGCTATGTAACTTTGGAAAAGTTATTTGACCTTActtgacctcagttttctcttctgtaaccACTGGTCTATGTTTAAAAGCACAGGCTCCCCAGCCAGATTGCATGAGTTTCTTCCTAAAATCCCAATAAACATCTTCCAAGGGTGTTCCGTAAcaggcaggaaaaaaatatacataagctTATACTAGAGCTCTAAGCCCTGCATGTTTGTATCCTTAGCCAGTTTTTCCCAAGTCCTCTCCTGCCATCTCCCCTTTCATGCATCTCCAGTCAAATGGCCTTTTTCTTGTTCCTTGAACACACCAAACTTATTCCATGTTCAGGGTATCAGTTCATTGTCTCTTCTCATTCGGGCATGACTTTTCTGGTTATTGGTATTATGGGCGATTTTTCATTGAATCGTGGACATTTTGACTGTTATGCTAGGAGACTCTAGatcctatttaaatattttattttattacgtAGTCACTGCCTAGGTTTAGCATGCAGGTCCTGGCTTACTTTTGTGGGATTAGATGCCAATGACAATTTAATTTTCAGAGGTTTCGTGGTCCTATTTTGGTCTACTTCATTTATCTGGTGCTACTGGGGCTTCTAGGTCCCCAAAAGTGCTGCCTGAGGGACAGAAGGAGGgcccccaagctggagtccagGGGGGTCTCTAGCACATGGGAACAGAGTGCTTTCTGGGCTAGGTCACTGAATGTAGTCAGATCCCCCTTTAGGGTCTGAGGAGGGGAGTCTCAGGACTAGCAAGGAAGATGAGCACTGCCCCTGCAGACTTATTGCCAGTGGGATTCGCAATCCACCCAACTTGCTACTGCTGCTGGGAAAGCCTGGGGTTGTCAGCAGGACTCACATTAAATCTGGGAGTGGAATAAGCTAGCTTGAGCATTGGAAAACACCAGATCTATCCACCTCCCCTGTTCTACTGCTGTGGAGCTTACCCAGGCCTGGGGTCCCTAGtagtttgctttcttctttccagtttcagaGTTCTCCTTTGTTTGATTCGTGTTATTTCCAGGGATAATAATTATGCTTAGCAGGGAGAAACATGTCCACACAATCGTCCTTGAACCTGGTGTCTCTTCATCTAATTTTACTACACTGGCTGGATATGAGTACCTTAAAAATCATACAAACCTAACTAGAACAGATATCCTGTTCGACTTtcatttttgtacttcttttaaCTATAAAGCATTAAAATCGTTCCATGTCAATGGAAGTGTGCCTGAATCCTAGTAAATGGCTCCATATTATTTCACTGTGCAACGAAAATCTAAAGTCTAACCAGTCTTCTATCACTgaacatttaaatgtaagattATTTTACCCttcccacatttctttttcttttatttgctaaattGAGATCTCAAACTTGCTTTTGATTAGCAGTCAAACTCCAAAAATTAATGGAAGGGAATAAGACCTGAAAAGGTAAAAGACTTAGAATTAAGTGattcaaaatagtatttatatttCACAAGAGCAAAAATATGCCTATGGAATAGAATTCAGAACTCCATGAAAGAGAGCTGGTGTCCAGAGAGCTGATGTCACACAGCCTGTGGCATGAAGGTTGGAGTAGGCCCATTCTACCAGCTCCGGCTGAACCTGAGCCTCCAAAAGTGAGCTGAGCTGTTCAACCTTGGATCTTAATTACTCCTAGCAGGGATAATTAGATCCCTCTTTCGCAGATTACAGGTTTGAGAAGTTCCAAATATCCCATGCCGTAAagcttcttttttccccttaattttattgttacaGTTGGCCTTTATCTAGCTCTGGATGGTTGAACTGTAGTAAGTATGCTTAGCTCCCAGATTGGTTATTCTTCTCTCCTGGCTCACTGTTCCCCAATTTCAGAGTGTTAGATTAAGCAAATTACTTATTCCAAACAAACTGCATTTCCTGGGAGAATTgagtatttattaaataggcaGAGGTAGGCCTATGTTCTACTAGGAAGACAGAATGAAGGACAGGGGCTCCTGGATAAGCTGGCTCCTGGTCTCTGCAGACCACCTCCCATCTCTGAGCCCTGGCAGGGGTTTGGCTGGAAGTGTCAGGAATCTCCTTAAACCCTGAGATAACCCAGCTGTCGGTGGGAAGATTGAAAACTGTTTTTCCCAAAATACTTATCACTTACAAAATAGATTTTCATATTCTCAGTATTGTTAGACAATACTTTTTAAACTAATTATCTTagcttcataaaataattttaaacctaATGTACAGTGAGGGGTGACTTCTGACCCTCGGAGTGAACATATTTCAGGGCCCAGGTGGTGGGGAGTGAAGCCATCAGCTCCAGGGCAGTCCTGTGGTCATTTCCAGCTGCACATCATGCCTGTGAGAGGGAAAGATTCTTCCCACTGTCTGTCATTATGATTTCCTTCCCTCTGGAGTTTGCATTGAAGTCCATTTTTATCCATAAATAAACCCTTTTGTCTACCCCTGGGCCAGCTTAGGATCCTAGGTGTCTCTGGAAAGATTTGCTTGCAGTTTACATGCATAAAGATCTGTGTTTGGGGTTCACTCTTCCTCTACTAACGGAAGCTTACTGGCTGTGTGGGGACGGAGGCCATGTTCTGCTTCTCTGCACTTTCTCCCTAGGCGTGGGAAAGATGTTTGATCTCAGGACGAAGATCATGATCGGCATTGGAAGCAGCTTACTGGTTGCCGCGATGGTGCTCCTAATTGTTGTGCTCTGTCTTTACGTCAAAGTAGCCAAGGCACTAAAGTGAGTCACGTGGGGAAAAGTGAATCACACCTCCTCAAATGGGATACCTGGACTCCCTATCTGAGCAAGGTCATTCCTTGCTGCTGTGGCCATACGCCTGAGTGAGTGAGGTCAAGAAGAACAAGCAGTTTTGAAAAGGCAGAAATGGCAGCTgagtgtaaaatatttttcccttctgcCTGGGGTTTGTCGAATGTTCTCAGTTTAAGGTTGTGAGAGTCAGTGGTGCTTGGCTGTCACTGGACCTCAATGAGTTTACCATCAGGTGTTTAATTCAGCACCTTGGCCAAACCTCCCTTTGTTCAGCACCGTGGCCAGTGCCTCCCTCTGTTCAGCACCTTGGCCAGTGCCTCCCTGGGCACTGTAGGCTGAAGACTATAGGGGAGGCTGCATGAATGAGCCTCTGCCTTGTGCTTATGCGGTGGACGGGCTGGATTGATCTCCTCTTGCCTGAGTTGGGAGCTCTCAGAGTGTTCCTTCATTTCTGGTGGCCTTGAGGACAAAGAGGTGGACTTTTAGGACTCTAGGACAGCTGACATATGTGAATATCCTGGGGCACAGCAGAAAAGGGAATGTAGGTTGAACAAAAGACAATTACAGTTTGGGCAGAAGACCCTTCAAGTACCAGAGAGGTTGGTTGTAAGACACAGTCCATTCTAAGGAGTTCACAGTGACACATCCCGGAGCCTGGGGCACAGCTGAATACAGCACCTTCCCATTGTTCCTCCATCTCGGGGGCCTGCAGTgaccagctgggtgaccttgctTGCAATTCACTTACCCTTACTTTTGTAACCTGAGTTTACATTTATAGCAATCGTAGGAGAGGCAGGGATTCAAGAGGAATTTGATACAGAGGAGAGAGCCTTAATGTAGGGTTGGTGTTCATGTTTGATTGGCTTTAGCACTAAATTTCCCAGATACCCCAACAGTTCTAACAAAAGGACTGAGAAGAAAAATTCTAAGCCTGTggtttgtgtgtgtcttttcttaaGAGCTGCAAAGGACCCTGATGCTGTGGCTGTAAAACATCACAACCCAGACAAGGTGTGGTGGGCCAAGAACAGCCAGGCCAAAGACACCACCATGGAGTCATATCCATCTCTCCAGTGCTGTGAAGGATGTAGAATGTATGGCAGTTTTGATGCCCTGCCACCTTGCTGTTGTGACACAAATGAAGGCCTGTGACTTGGGAAAGGTGGGCACAAAAATCTTCATGAGCAATATTTCTTTCTTAGTAGAACATTTTATTATTCAAGTCAAGTTCTAGAGTGTTTACATGCTATTATATAATGTACAGtgttattttctgtacttttgcATAAATGTGCAATATTGGAAATAATCCTCTGCCTCCAGTATTTTTGTTAGTTATAAACGTCgcttatttaaatatgtatgttaCCCACTTTGGGATTTGGGGTCACTAGCTGGTAATATTACATTGTGGTAAAAGAAAGTTAGAAAATGAAAGTGTCCAGCACATCTCCCACCCTACAAGGAAAATGCACATTGATATTAGGACATTTCCAATGTCAGTCCCAACTGATCTCCCCCAGCTGGAGTAGCTCTTTTGGCTCTCCTGAGAGCTTTGGTCGCTGGCACCCTGCTCCTCCACCACAGATAATGGTCCATTCATCCAAGACAGTGAGAGGAGCCAGGCAGGGCCTCCCTTGCATTAAAGTCATCTGATCTGTGTAAAAGAAGGCCTGAGCTCAGTGGCCTCAAAGGGCACATTTGAAAACCAGATTCCCCTGCTGCCACCCGCAGAGTGTCAGAGCAGGTGCCTCCTTTGTGGATCATGGTAACACTGATGTGCGTTGATCCAGCCATCAGCATCTTCAACTATAACAGGGACTCCCACCAAAGCCCAGACTTTCTGGACAACAGTGAGAAAGCAAAGAAACTTTATCTGAGGATAACAGGTAAACATGATGAGGAATATGAGCCCCCTTtaattatcaggcccagagaggaacTGAAATGAAACAGCAGTCATGTCTCACTGCCCCCTTGAGCTAAATAATAATTACATCCTGAAGCCACTTGCTGTATGGGCTCTGGACTGATGCCAAGAAGCCATAAAAAGCCATACACTGGACACCAAAACTCACACCCCATAATCCAACCCTTTAGAACCAATCACTAACCAATGTCATCTCTATAAAGCAGTGAGAATTCCTGTTAAACAACCCTGTATTAGCCACTCCTGAtcacttttgccttttttttttttttttttttttttttttttttgagatggagtcttgctctgtcccccaggctggagtgcagtggcatgaccttggctcactgcagcctccacctcctgggttcaagctattctcctgcctcagcctcctgagtagctggggttataggcatgcgccaccatgcctggctaatttctgtattttcactagagacagggtttcaccatgttggccagcctgtcTCAGACTCttcacctcaaatgatccacccacctcggcctcccaaagtactgggattacaggcatgaaccaccgtgcctggccccctttGCCTTTAAGAACCTGCTAGTAACAGGCCAAGCAGAGCATTTCCCAAAGCACTCTTGAAGTGCGTTCCGGCCACGGTCCTCAACCTTGGACCAAATAACCTCTCTATGTTAattttgcttcagtttctttccttATGTCAAGGACAGCAACACGCAGCAGGAAGCCCCCCTTCACTTCTTTTGCTCCCAGCTGCCTGCTGTTCCGGATCCTTCCCCTGAGCCTCCTGGAACTGCTTTCAAGCACGAGAAAGGCATAACCGCCATGTACACTCCTCTCATGAACTAAACCCTTGCTTGTGAACATCAcatgtagaaaatataaagaattattctagcctgggtaacatagtgaggccccgtctctaccaaaaataaaaataaaaataataaaatcccatGTCTCATTTTCTGCCTCTGagtctcttctttggcctcttgaacctggtgtCATCTCCATTGGAGTTGATAGGCGTTCGGCAGGACAGTGACCCAGCTGGACCCAGAGTTTGCCCAGGTGCCATGTCCCCACCTTGCTCTACTGATCCTCTGGCCTCCCACAGGCTTCCCTTCCCAGGCCAGAGCTCCTAAGGCCTCAGATGTCACTGAGGCCTCAAATGTCAAAGGCCTCAAATGCCAGTTCATGATTTGCAGGAACAGTGCAAAGGTCCAGCTTCCTGTCATTTCCACAGCAAATTTCTCAATGCCTCCTGGGTGGCAGCTGCTAGAGATCCCCACAAAGATCTTCCACTGGGGGTAACCCTTCCAGAAAGGAGTTGGGGAGAGAGAACCCTTGTGGGGACTGCTGATAGGAAACGAGTTACACAGCTGCTCTATTCTCACACAAATCTACCCTTATATGGATGGAACTGACATTTCCCTGGAGGTGTCCAGACAACTGATGAAACACAGAGCCTATAAAAGCTGTCGGTCCTTAAGGCTGCCCAGCCCGTGGTGAAGAAGGAGCTTGTAAGGAGGCTTATGCCTCTGGCCCTTTTCATTGTCTCCTGATTGGCAGAGTTGTTGATGGAGGCTGaaggtaaaacattttttttttttttttttttttttttgtcaaaatacTGCCATTCAAAAGGTCCCTACCAGATATTTTAGAACTTCTTGAGTCCTCTGCTGGCCCCtgtgtggaaaaaaaattactcttaaaTATTATTAGTGGGAGATTAAGTTAGTATCAGATTCATTCATGGTGATACTGCAATACATATAAAAAGCACATGGAATTTAACCAGGTAATTTTACTTCTAAACACTtagcttggccgggcgcggtggctcaagcctgtaatcccagcactttgggaggccgagacgggcggatcacgaggtcaggagatggagaccatcctggctaacacggtgaaaccccgtctctactaaaaatacaagaaaactagccgggcgaggtggcgggcgcctgtagtcccagctactcgggaggctgaggaaggagaatggcgtgaaccccagggggcggagcttgcagtgagccgagatcgcgccactgcactccagcctggggcacagagcaagactccgtctcaaaaaaataaataaataaataaaaataaacacttagcTTTAGAAAACGACTATAATAGTGTCCAAAGATGTATGTACAAGCATGTTCATTACactatattaataaatgtaagaaataacaaaaatctccATTTATTATGAATCTTATGGTAAATACATACAAAGAACACTGCAtggattttagtttttaaaggacAGTGATccaggaggaggaaacagagaaataTGGCAGAATAGAAGCCTCCACCAATCATCCtccccacaggaacaccaaattgaacaactatctaCACCAAAAAAGCACCTGagtaaaaaccaaaaatcaggtgagtgattACAGTACctgtttttaacttcatatcactgaaagaggcactgaagaggatGGGAAAGATAGTCTTGAATTACCAACACCACTCCCTCCCCTATCCCCTGGCAGTGGCTACACGGTACggagaaaaaaatctgtgcaCTTGGTGGGAGGGAGAGTGCAGTGATTATGGGATTTTGCAGTGAAACTCAGTGTTTCTCTGTCACAGCAGGAAGCAACACCATGCAGAGCTCAGCCAGTGCCCAAGGAGGGAACATTTAGACCAACCACAGCCATAGGGGAATCACCCCTCCCAGTGGTTGGAACCTGAGTTCTGGCAAGCCTGGACACTgcaggctaaagtgctctgggtaCAAAATAAGCTTGAAAGGGTGTCTAaaccacaaggactgcaattcctgggcaagtcctggtgtTGTGCTGTGCTTgcagccagtggacttggggggcATGTGACCTAGTGAGATACCAGCTGGGGTGATCAACTTGCACCatgcctcccccagccccaggcagcacagctcacagctctgGGAGAGACCCCTTCCCCTtgtttgaggaaaggagagggaagagtatagaggactttgtcttgcatcttggatactaGCTCAGCCACAATAGGATAGGGTACCAGGGAGAGTCCTGAGGCACCCAATCCAGGACCTAACTCcaagatgacatttctagacacaatCTGCGCCACAAGGGAGTCTGCTGCTTTGAAGGGTAGGACCTAGTCCTAGAAGAATTCATCACCTATTGACTAAAGAGCCTGTGGTACCCAAGCAGTACTTGCCATGGGCCTTGGGTAAGACTCAGAGACAAGCTGGCTTCAGATGTGACCCAGCATATTCCCAGCTGTGGCAGCCATAGGGATGGACTCCTTCTgcttaagaaaaggagaaagaagagtagggggactttgtcttgcagcttaggtacaagcttggccacagtggggtagagcattAAGTGGGATCTTGGGGTCCCCAGTTCCAGGGTTTGGCTCATTTCTGTGCCTGCCCTGGGTCAGAGGGGAGCCTGCTGCCCTGTAGagagagtcccaggcctggcagcattcaccacaagatGATTGaggagcccttgggccttgaatgaACATTGGCAGTAGCCTGCCTTACTACCTTGGGCCTAGGGCAGTGGTGGTCATAAAGAGAGACTTCTCTGCTTATGAAAAGAAGAGATATTTGTTTTGGGGCTTGGGTGCCAGAtcagctgcagtagaatagaACACCAAGTAAATTCCTAAGATTTCTGACTCTaggccctggctcccagacagcatctctgaACCTGCTGAGGACTTGGGGGAAGTTGTTCCTCTGAAAAGAAGGATGCCATCCTGGCTGGCTttaccacctgctgattgtagagccctagggtCTTAAGCAAACATGGGCAGTAACCAGGCAGTGGCTActatgggccttgggtgagatccAGTACTATGCTGACTTTAGTTCTGATGGAGCACAGTCCCATtgctggtggccacaggggtgcttgtgtcacttcATCCCAACTCCAGACAGctcagcagagagagactccatttgtttgggtggaagtaaggaaagagactaaaagtctctgcctggtaatccatttcattcttctggatcttgtccaagaccaccaaggcagtaccttTATGAGTCAGCAAGAGCCATAGCCTTAATGGGCTTGGGGTGCCTCCTAATGCAGATATGGTtgcagtgaccaaaaacttagattACAATAGGCACTTGCCTTCAAACATctagaaagccttcccaagaatgATGGACACAAACAAgaccagactgtgaagactacgatcaatacctaactcttcaatactTGGACGCAAACAAACATCCACAagtatcaagaccatccaggaaaacgtGACCTCagcaaatgaactaaataaggcacaagGGACCAATCATGGaaagacagagatatgtgactttcagacagagaatccaaaatagctgttttgaggaaataCAATGAAAGTccagataacacagagaaggaattcagaatcctattgataaatttagcaaagagattgaaattattaaaaagaatcaagcagaaattctgtagctgaaaaatgcaattgacatattgaagaatgcatcagtctcCTAACAATAGAATTGATCaagcaaaataaagaattagTGAACCTGAAgccaggctatttgaaaatacaaagagagaagagacgaaagcaaaaagaatgaagcatgcctacaaaatcttgaaaataacttcaaaagGGAAAATCCaagagttactggccttaaagaagaggtagagagACAGGGATACAAAGTGCattcaaaaggataataaaaaagaacttcccaaacctagagaaggATAGATATCAACATTCAAGTAGAAGAAGGTTACAGAATGCCAAGCATATTTAACACAAATAAGACTACTTCAAtgaatttaataatcaaattcccaaaggtcaaggataaagaaaggatcctaaatgcagcaaaaaaaaaaaaaaaaagaaacaacatacaatggACTTCCAATATATCTGGCAGCAAACTTCTCAGTAAAAATAttacaggccaggagacagtgtatttaaaatattgaaggaaaaaaaccttttattcCAGAATAGTATATCAAGCAAATATATCCTTcaaatgtgaaggagaaatactttcccagacaaaaaaaaaaaaagctgagaaatTTCAACATGAAACCTGTCCTAtataaagggagttcttcagtctgaaagaacattaatgagcaataaagaGTCATGTGgaagtacaaaactcactggcgATAGTGAGTACAtag contains the following coding sequences:
- the FAM24A gene encoding protein FAM24A, which codes for MFDLRTKIMIGIGSSLLVAAMVLLIVVLCLYVKVAKALKAAKDPDAVAVKHHNPDKVWWAKNSQAKDTTMESYPSLQCCEGCRMYGSFDALPPCCCDTNEGL